In Rhinopithecus roxellana isolate Shanxi Qingling chromosome 16, ASM756505v1, whole genome shotgun sequence, a single genomic region encodes these proteins:
- the LRRC26 gene encoding leucine-rich repeat-containing protein 26 yields the protein MRSPSWSRPRPPLLLLLLSPWPVWAQVSATASPSGSAGAPDCPEVCTCVPGGLASCSALSLSAVPAGLSLRLRALLLDHNRVRALPPGAFAGAGGLQRLDLRENGLHSVHVRAFWGLGALQLLDLSANQLEALAPGTFAPLRALRNLSLAGNRLVSLEPAALGALPLLRSLSLQDNELAALAPGLLGRLPALDALHLRGNPWGCGCALRPLCAWLRRHPLPASETETLLCVWPGRLTLSPLTAFSDAAFSHCAQPLALRDLAVVYAVGPASFLVSLAACLVLGSGLTACRARRRRRRRTAALRPPRPPDLNPDPDPHGSASPADPGSPAAAAQA from the exons ATGCGGAGCCCTTCCTGGTCGCGGCCTCggccgccgctgctgctgctgctgctgtcgcCTTGGCCTGTCTGGGCCCAGGTGTCGGCCACGGCCTCGCCCTCGGGGTCCGCGGGCGCCCCGGACTGCCCCGAGGTGTGCACGTGCGTGCCGGGCGGCCTGGCCAGCTGCTCGGCACTCTCGCTGTCCGCCGTGCCCGCAGGCCTGAGCCTGCGCCTGCGCGCGCTGCTGCTGGACCACAACCGCGTCCGCGCGCTGCCGCCCGGTGCCTTCGCGGGAGCTGGCGGGCTACAACGCCTGGACCTGCGCGAGAATGGGCTGCACTCGGTGCACGTGCGAGCCTTCTGGGGCCTGGGCGCGCTGCAGCTGCTGGACCTGAGCGCCAACCAGCTGGAAGCGCTGGCACCAGGGACCTTCGCGCCGCTGCGCGCGCTGCGCAACCTCTCACTGGCCGGCAACCGACTGGTGAGCCTGGAGCCCGCGGCGCTAGGCGCGCTCCCGCTGCTGCGCTCACTCAGCCTGCAGGACAACGAGCTGGCGGCACTCGCGCCGGGGCTGCTGGGCCGCCTGCCCGCCCTAGACGCGCTGCACCTGCGCGGCAACCCCTGGGGCTGCGGGTGCGCACTGCGCCCGCTCTGCGCCTGGCTGCGCAGGCACCCGCTGCCCGCGTCAG AGACCGAGACGCTGCTCTGCGTGTGGCCGGGACGCCTGACGCTCAGCCCCCTGACTGCCTTTTCCGACGCCGCGTTTAGCCATTGCGCGCAGCCGCTCGCCCTGCGGGACCTGGCTGTGGTCTACGCTGTCGGGCCGGCCTCCTTCCTTGTCAGCCTGGCCGCCTGCCTGGTGTTGGGCTCCGGGCTCACCGCCTGCCGtgcgcgccgccgccgccgccgccgcacaGCCGCCCTCCGCCCGCCAAGACCACCGGACCTGAACCCGGATCCCGACCCCCACGGCTCTGCCTCGCCTGCGGACCCGGGgagccccgccgccgccgcccaaGCCTGA
- the TMEM210 gene encoding transmembrane protein 210 yields MAPGPQPASCLRGGPLGLTCLSLLLIPAAAGTYCECSLGLSREALIALLVVLAGVSASCFCALVIVAVGVLRAKGETCPRLVDNRLVENFGVQENRMDLHPVYVESQLMDADLEVSMMPPLEDQSLVAIPMEASPEEPPPPPPLPPE; encoded by the exons ATGGCCCCTGGTCCCCAGCCTGCGTCCTGCCTGCGTGGCGGCCCCCTGGGCCTCACGTGTCTGTCTCTTCTGCTCATCCCTGCTGCAG CTGGAACCTACTGTGAATGCAGCCTTGGCCTCAGCCGGGAGGCCCTCATCGCCCTCCTTGTGGTGCTGGCGGGCGTCAGTGCCAGCTGCTTCTGTGCCCTTGTCATCGTGGCAGTTGGTGTCTTGCGGGCTAAGGG TGAAACATGCCCGAGACTAGTGGACAACAG GTTGGTGGAGAATTTTGGGGTCCAGGAAAATCGCATGGACCTGCACCCGGTATATGTGGAGTCCCAGCTAATGGATGCTGACCTGGAGGTCTCCATGATGCCACCACTAGAGGATCAGAGCCTTGTGGCCATTCCCATGGAGGCTTCTCCAGAGGAGCCGCCGCCACCCCCGCCCCTACCACCTGAGTAG